In Rhizobium sp. ZPR4, a genomic segment contains:
- a CDS encoding branched-chain amino acid aminotransferase, whose amino-acid sequence MSVDTSPRTTTWTYVEGEWLSGNPPLIGPTSHAMWLGSTVFDGARWFDGIAPDLDLHCQRINRSAVAMGLKPVKTSEEIEALAWEGIKKFDGKTPIYIKPMYWGEHGSPGSVVAVDAESTRFALCLFEAPLGGTGGITLTVSPFRRPSPETAMTDAKAGSLYPNSGRMILEARNRGFNNALVRDMNGNVVETASSNVFMVKDGIVYTPIANRTFLAGITRARVIGLLRQEGFDVREETLSVEQFMAADEIFTTGNYSKVVSVNRLDDREFQEGPVARKALELYMDWAHGRSASEE is encoded by the coding sequence ATGTCCGTCGATACGTCGCCCCGCACCACCACCTGGACCTATGTCGAGGGAGAATGGCTTTCCGGCAATCCGCCGCTGATCGGGCCGACCTCGCATGCCATGTGGCTGGGCTCGACCGTGTTCGACGGCGCGCGCTGGTTCGATGGCATCGCGCCCGATCTCGACCTCCATTGCCAGCGCATCAATCGCTCGGCCGTCGCCATGGGGCTGAAGCCGGTCAAGACGTCTGAGGAGATCGAGGCGCTCGCCTGGGAAGGCATCAAGAAATTCGACGGCAAGACGCCGATCTACATCAAGCCGATGTATTGGGGCGAACATGGTTCGCCGGGCAGCGTCGTTGCCGTCGATGCGGAATCGACGCGCTTCGCCCTCTGCCTGTTCGAGGCACCCCTTGGCGGCACCGGCGGCATCACGCTGACGGTCTCGCCCTTCCGCCGCCCGTCGCCGGAAACAGCAATGACCGACGCCAAGGCCGGCTCGCTTTATCCGAACAGCGGTCGCATGATCCTTGAGGCGAGAAACCGCGGCTTCAACAATGCGCTGGTGCGCGACATGAACGGCAATGTCGTCGAGACGGCGTCGTCCAATGTCTTCATGGTCAAGGATGGCATCGTCTATACGCCGATCGCCAACCGCACCTTCCTTGCCGGCATCACCCGCGCTCGCGTCATCGGCCTGCTGCGCCAGGAAGGTTTCGACGTGCGCGAGGAAACCCTGTCCGTCGAACAGTTCATGGCCGCCGACGAAATTTTCACGACCGGCAACTATTCCAAGGTCGTCAGCGTCAACCGTCTGGATGATCGCGAATTCCAGGAAGGCCCGGTCGCCCGCAAGGCACTGGAACTTTATATGGATTGGGCTCACGGTCGCAGCGCCAGCGAAGAGTGA
- a CDS encoding MFS transporter produces the protein MTETRWDAAAPAEPETAHWMRNLIVALVGSFTTIVAMTLLLPFLPLYVEELGVSDKAAIVQWSGIAYGATFFAAAFVAPLWGRLGDIYGRKLMLIRASLGMTIAISLMGMAGNVWQLVALRLFTGLAGGYASGSMVLVAAQTPKHRSAWALGTLSAGIMAGNLVGPLIGGALPPVIGIRGTFLLAGGVIFFTFLATTFLIKEEKSTARKKAAKASGSWASIPDKRPVIAMLSLGLLLMLANMSIEPIITVYVAQFVTDANVTMVSGVVMAAAALGSILSSSWLGKLADRIGYWSVIMAALAVAALLLIPQAFVTSAWQLIGLRFLMGVALGGLLPCITAVIRHNVPDAATGSILGLSISSQYVGQVAGPVMGGFVGGHIGMRAVFLGTCVLLALGAVYCWWVSPKKEAE, from the coding sequence ATGACCGAGACGAGATGGGATGCAGCCGCACCGGCCGAGCCGGAGACCGCCCACTGGATGCGCAACCTGATTGTCGCGCTCGTCGGCTCGTTCACAACAATCGTGGCGATGACGCTGCTGCTCCCCTTCCTGCCGCTTTACGTCGAGGAACTCGGCGTCAGCGATAAGGCCGCGATCGTGCAATGGTCCGGCATCGCCTATGGCGCCACCTTCTTTGCTGCCGCCTTCGTCGCGCCGCTCTGGGGGCGGCTCGGCGATATCTATGGCCGCAAGCTGATGCTGATCCGCGCGAGCCTGGGCATGACGATCGCCATCTCGCTGATGGGCATGGCGGGCAATGTCTGGCAGCTGGTGGCGCTGCGCCTGTTCACCGGCCTTGCCGGCGGCTATGCCTCCGGATCGATGGTGCTGGTGGCGGCGCAGACGCCGAAGCACCGCTCGGCATGGGCGCTCGGCACATTATCGGCCGGCATCATGGCCGGCAATCTCGTCGGACCGCTGATCGGCGGCGCGCTGCCGCCTGTTATCGGCATTCGCGGCACATTTCTGCTTGCCGGCGGCGTGATCTTCTTCACGTTTCTGGCGACGACGTTTCTGATCAAGGAGGAGAAATCCACGGCGCGCAAGAAGGCCGCGAAGGCGAGCGGCAGCTGGGCCTCCATTCCGGACAAGCGCCCGGTTATCGCCATGCTGTCGCTCGGCCTGCTTTTGATGCTCGCCAATATGTCGATCGAGCCGATCATCACCGTCTATGTCGCGCAGTTCGTCACAGACGCCAACGTGACGATGGTGTCGGGCGTCGTCATGGCGGCTGCAGCGCTCGGCAGCATCCTGTCGTCCTCCTGGCTCGGCAAGCTCGCCGACCGCATCGGCTACTGGAGCGTCATCATGGCAGCCCTTGCCGTCGCGGCGTTGCTGTTGATACCGCAGGCTTTCGTGACCTCGGCCTGGCAGTTGATCGGCTTGCGCTTCCTGATGGGCGTGGCGCTCGGCGGTCTTCTGCCCTGCATCACCGCCGTCATCCGGCATAACGTGCCCGATGCAGCGACGGGCAGCATTCTCGGCCTTTCCATCTCGTCCCAATATGTCGGTCAGGTGGCAGGCCCGGTCATGGGCGGCTTCGTCGGCGGCCATATCGGCATGCGCGCCGTGTTCCTCGGAACCTGCGTGCTGCTGGCGCTCGGAGCCGTTTATTGCTGGTGGGTTAGCCCGAAGAAAGAAGCGGAATAG
- a CDS encoding nuclear transport factor 2 family protein has protein sequence MNALENARCDTVKRLFAAYIGQHPDIVDPMLTPDFTFSSPRDDHIDRKRYFEHCWPKEKAFRDIHIEHLIADGDDVIVGYRAEKMDGGSFRNVELIRFAGDRIAEVNVYFGRNL, from the coding sequence ATGAACGCTCTCGAAAATGCCCGTTGCGATACGGTCAAGCGCCTGTTTGCAGCCTACATCGGACAGCATCCCGATATCGTCGATCCGATGCTGACCCCGGATTTCACCTTTTCCAGTCCGCGCGACGATCACATCGACCGGAAACGGTACTTCGAGCATTGCTGGCCGAAGGAGAAAGCCTTTCGTGACATTCACATCGAACATCTGATCGCGGATGGCGATGACGTGATCGTCGGCTATCGCGCCGAGAAGATGGATGGCGGCAGCTTTCGCAATGTCGAGCTGATCCGCTTTGCCGGCGACCGTATCGCCGAGGTGAACGTCTATTTCGGGCGGAATTTGTAG
- a CDS encoding helix-turn-helix domain-containing protein: MSEAHHHMLEKLRRLAAKDNRPAIAPSGIGSYSTLFTFVTRERERIAGSAFSQVSIVAVLEGSKEIVSMGRQRHFSAGTVIVLPAGWSGDVVNDPDPQTGVYRAIFITFPEELTRRAAKAFPPAQIASQADLPLDPLLAAAINHAGEGIAGGNMPIPLIEHRLLEILMVLGMRGALPGSPETTAEAVRALVRWQPDRPWTADLIAAELGTSNATLRRRLSREGTALRDVLASERVALATTLLAEDGLSLREAALATGYRSPRRFADRLRSA, translated from the coding sequence GTGTCCGAGGCTCATCACCACATGTTGGAAAAGCTGCGCCGCCTGGCGGCAAAGGATAATCGCCCGGCGATCGCGCCGAGCGGCATCGGCAGCTATTCCACGCTCTTCACCTTCGTCACCCGCGAACGCGAGCGCATTGCCGGCTCGGCCTTTTCACAGGTTTCAATCGTCGCCGTGCTCGAAGGTTCCAAGGAAATCGTCAGCATGGGGCGGCAGCGGCATTTTTCAGCCGGGACCGTAATCGTGCTGCCAGCCGGCTGGAGCGGCGATGTCGTCAACGATCCCGATCCGCAGACCGGCGTTTACCGGGCGATCTTCATTACCTTTCCCGAGGAGCTGACCCGGCGGGCAGCGAAAGCCTTTCCGCCCGCACAAATCGCGTCACAGGCAGATTTGCCGCTCGATCCATTGCTGGCGGCCGCCATCAATCATGCAGGCGAAGGCATTGCCGGGGGCAATATGCCGATCCCGCTCATCGAGCACAGGCTTCTCGAAATCCTCATGGTGCTCGGCATGCGCGGCGCCCTGCCCGGCTCGCCGGAGACAACAGCCGAAGCGGTGCGTGCGCTGGTGCGCTGGCAGCCGGATCGCCCCTGGACGGCCGATCTCATCGCCGCCGAGCTCGGCACCAGCAATGCGACGCTGCGCCGCCGCCTGTCGCGCGAGGGCACGGCGTTGCGTGATGTTCTGGCAAGCGAGCGGGTGGCGCTGGCGACGACCCTTCTTGCCGAAGACGGGCTGTCGCTGCGCGAAGCGGCCCTTGCCACCGGCTATCGCTCGCCACGCCGCTTCGCCGATCGACTTCGCAGCGCGTGA
- a CDS encoding AraC family transcriptional regulator yields the protein MSSALKDAITQFIEAHDCGGNNVFSTGIDGLHIMRSTEPKMPHSMIYRPALCVILQGAKQLMLNDKVIDYAEMQALIISIELPAAGRVIQASVEKPYIAISLEFDVGMMRDVMEQLDKPPKPTGGAHLGIFVENLGDQLADCLVRLTRLLSNPSAIPVLYPAIMREICFWMLTGPNGGEVCKLVLPDGQTRRIANAIRLLRDNFAEPVRIEQLAAAARMSPSSFHQHFKTLTSMTPLQYQKQMRLLEARRLMVAGQANVESAAYRVGYESASQFSREYARMFGTPPKRDVTEMRMAAE from the coding sequence ATGTCGTCAGCCCTTAAAGACGCGATCACACAATTCATCGAAGCCCATGACTGCGGTGGCAATAACGTGTTTTCCACGGGCATCGATGGTTTGCACATCATGCGCTCGACCGAGCCGAAGATGCCGCATTCGATGATTTATCGACCGGCGCTCTGCGTCATTCTGCAGGGTGCGAAGCAATTGATGCTGAATGACAAGGTGATCGACTACGCCGAGATGCAGGCTCTCATCATCAGCATCGAGCTGCCTGCAGCCGGCAGGGTGATCCAGGCGAGTGTCGAGAAGCCCTATATTGCCATCTCCCTCGAATTCGATGTCGGCATGATGCGCGACGTCATGGAACAGCTCGACAAGCCACCGAAACCGACAGGCGGCGCCCACCTTGGCATCTTCGTCGAGAATCTTGGCGACCAGCTTGCTGATTGCCTCGTGCGATTGACCCGCCTGCTCTCGAACCCGAGCGCCATTCCGGTGCTCTATCCGGCGATCATGCGGGAAATCTGCTTCTGGATGCTCACCGGCCCCAATGGCGGCGAGGTCTGCAAGCTGGTGCTGCCGGATGGACAGACGCGACGTATCGCCAATGCCATTCGCCTGTTGCGCGACAATTTCGCGGAGCCGGTGCGCATCGAGCAACTGGCGGCCGCCGCGCGCATGAGCCCCTCCTCCTTCCATCAGCACTTCAAGACGCTGACCTCAATGACCCCGCTGCAATATCAGAAGCAGATGCGGCTACTCGAAGCTCGCCGCCTGATGGTCGCCGGCCAGGCTAATGTGGAGAGTGCCGCCTATCGCGTCGGCTATGAAAGTGCCTCGCAGTTCAGCCGCGAATATGCCCGCATGTTCGGCACGCCGCCGAAAAGGGATGTGACCGAAATGCGGATGGCGGCAGAATAA
- a CDS encoding metallophosphoesterase: protein MSSAPLFRFGVIADPQYADLEPNLTLNRYPANSIDKLREAIEEFNRHDLAFVVTLGDIIDREWKSYDAILPVYEALRHRKHFLLGNHDFAVASQHLGGVSARVGMPSAYYDFDHSGYRFIALDGNEISVFAPPEGDPRRQEAKELMKRLGDSGATNGQRWNAAIGDAQFNWLAAKLRETKTVGEKVIILNHYPVFPENAHNALNSDRMLSLLAEHDHVVAYLNGHNHAGNFGVSDGIYFVNFKGMVDTEDTSAYAIVAIYNDRLEVTGFGREDSRVLTLPGT from the coding sequence ATGTCGTCAGCACCGCTCTTCCGCTTTGGTGTCATCGCCGATCCGCAATATGCCGATCTTGAGCCCAATCTGACCCTCAATCGCTATCCGGCGAACAGTATCGACAAGCTTCGCGAGGCAATTGAGGAGTTCAATCGGCACGATCTCGCTTTCGTGGTGACCCTCGGCGACATTATCGATCGCGAATGGAAGAGCTACGACGCCATTTTGCCCGTCTATGAAGCCTTGCGTCATCGCAAGCATTTCCTCCTCGGCAATCACGATTTCGCCGTGGCATCGCAACATCTCGGCGGCGTATCAGCCCGCGTGGGCATGCCCTCGGCCTATTACGATTTCGATCATTCCGGCTATCGCTTCATCGCACTCGACGGCAATGAAATCAGCGTCTTTGCCCCGCCGGAAGGCGACCCGCGACGGCAGGAGGCGAAGGAGTTGATGAAGCGTCTGGGAGATTCGGGCGCGACGAACGGCCAGCGCTGGAATGCAGCCATTGGCGACGCGCAATTCAACTGGCTTGCCGCAAAGCTGCGGGAGACGAAGACGGTGGGCGAAAAGGTCATTATCCTGAACCATTATCCAGTCTTTCCGGAGAATGCCCACAACGCTTTGAACAGCGACCGCATGCTTTCGCTTCTGGCTGAACACGACCATGTCGTCGCCTATCTCAATGGCCACAATCACGCCGGCAATTTTGGAGTGTCCGACGGAATCTATTTCGTCAACTTCAAGGGCATGGTCGATACCGAAGATACGAGCGCCTATGCGATCGTTGCCATCTACAATGATCGGCTGGAGGTTACGGGCTTCGGGCGCGAGGATAGTCGGGTGCTGACGCTGCCGGGCACTTGA
- a CDS encoding SDR family oxidoreductase, which produces MTTENIDKSKTKIAIITGGSRGLGRNAAVHLAKRGVDAILTYHSNKAEADSAVAEIEALGQKAVALQLDAGNVASFDAFVAEVGSALERHWSRDRFDFLVNNAGTSYHASIAETTEAEFDKLYNVHLKGVYFLTQKLLPHINDGGRIVNVSSGLARFSNPGSSAYAAMKGAVEVLTRYLAKELGSRGITVNTVAPGAIQTDFSGGIVRDNPEVNRMVASMTALGRAGLPDDIGPMIASLLSDDNRWVNGQRIEVSGGMIL; this is translated from the coding sequence ATGACGACTGAAAATATCGATAAATCAAAGACAAAGATTGCAATCATCACTGGTGGCAGCCGTGGTCTCGGTCGCAACGCCGCCGTTCATCTCGCCAAGCGTGGTGTCGATGCCATCCTGACCTATCATTCAAATAAGGCAGAAGCCGATAGCGCCGTCGCCGAGATCGAAGCGCTCGGCCAAAAGGCGGTTGCCTTGCAGCTCGACGCCGGCAATGTCGCATCCTTCGACGCTTTCGTTGCCGAGGTCGGCAGCGCGCTGGAACGGCATTGGAGCCGCGATCGCTTCGATTTCCTCGTCAACAATGCCGGCACTTCCTATCATGCCTCCATTGCCGAAACGACGGAAGCCGAGTTCGACAAGCTTTACAACGTCCATCTCAAGGGCGTGTATTTTCTGACGCAGAAGCTGCTGCCGCACATCAACGACGGCGGCCGTATCGTCAATGTCTCCTCGGGCCTTGCCCGTTTCAGCAATCCGGGCTCATCTGCCTATGCGGCGATGAAAGGGGCTGTCGAAGTGCTGACGCGCTACCTCGCCAAGGAGCTCGGCTCGCGCGGCATCACCGTCAACACGGTGGCGCCGGGCGCGATCCAGACGGATTTCAGTGGAGGCATCGTGCGCGACAATCCCGAGGTCAACCGAATGGTCGCGTCCATGACGGCGCTCGGTCGCGCCGGCCTGCCCGATGATATCGGCCCAATGATTGCTTCGCTGCTGTCGGACGACAATCGCTGGGTCAACGGCCAGCGCATCGAAGTTTCGGGCGGCATGATCCTTTAA
- a CDS encoding zinc-dependent alcohol dehydrogenase family protein — protein MKAMYYEAFEATPEIRTLPDPTPGEDGVVIAIGATGLCRSDWHGWMGHDPDIKLPHVPGHELAGKVVATGRGVVRFKVGDRVTVPFVSGCGHCAECHSGNQQVCPSQFQPGFTHWGSFAEYVAIDYADTNLVHLPDAVDDATAASLGCRFATSFRAVADQAKTRPGEWIAVHGCGGVGLSAIMIASALGANAIAVDISDEKLAFARECGAVATINAAEVADVAEAVREITKGGAHVSIDALGHPATCFNSIKNLRRRGRHVQVGLMLGDYATPQIPMAQVIGHELEIYGSHGMQAWRYDAMLDMLAAGKIAPQKLIGRRISLEEAVPALMSLDKAEGKGISVITKF, from the coding sequence ATGAAAGCGATGTATTACGAGGCCTTCGAGGCAACACCCGAAATCCGTACCCTGCCTGACCCGACACCGGGCGAAGACGGCGTTGTGATCGCGATCGGCGCGACCGGCCTTTGCCGCAGCGACTGGCATGGCTGGATGGGTCATGATCCGGATATCAAGCTGCCGCATGTGCCCGGCCATGAGCTTGCCGGCAAGGTGGTCGCGACGGGCCGCGGCGTCGTGCGCTTCAAGGTCGGCGATCGCGTCACCGTTCCTTTCGTTTCCGGCTGCGGTCATTGCGCCGAATGCCATTCCGGCAACCAGCAGGTCTGCCCCAGCCAGTTCCAGCCCGGCTTCACCCATTGGGGTTCTTTCGCCGAATATGTCGCGATCGACTACGCCGATACCAATCTCGTCCATCTGCCTGATGCGGTCGATGACGCGACGGCGGCAAGCCTCGGCTGCCGTTTCGCCACCTCCTTCCGCGCCGTTGCCGACCAGGCGAAGACCCGTCCGGGCGAGTGGATCGCCGTGCATGGCTGCGGCGGTGTCGGCCTGTCTGCCATCATGATCGCGAGCGCCCTCGGCGCCAATGCCATCGCCGTCGATATCTCCGACGAGAAGCTGGCCTTTGCGCGCGAATGCGGGGCTGTCGCGACCATCAATGCGGCTGAGGTCGCCGATGTGGCGGAGGCAGTGCGCGAGATCACCAAGGGCGGCGCCCATGTCTCGATCGACGCGCTCGGCCACCCCGCCACCTGCTTCAACTCCATCAAGAACCTGCGCCGACGCGGCCGGCATGTGCAGGTCGGCCTCATGCTCGGCGATTACGCGACACCGCAGATCCCGATGGCGCAGGTCATCGGTCACGAGCTCGAAATCTACGGCAGCCACGGCATGCAGGCCTGGCGCTATGATGCCATGCTCGACATGCTCGCGGCCGGCAAGATCGCGCCGCAGAAGCTCATCGGCCGCAGGATCAGCCTGGAAGAGGCCGTCCCGGCGCTGATGTCGCTCGACAAGGCCGAGGGCAAGGGCATCAGCGTCATCACGAAATTTTGA
- a CDS encoding YbhB/YbcL family Raf kinase inhibitor-like protein, with protein sequence MKTMLKVLNAIVIATAVATPALSADLKVTFAKSDGRMLLPENASCISTGSDKSASGPNKSLGVSWSKGPKGTRSYALTMVDPDVPTDFSLFNKDDKTIPKDFKRMEFVHWVLADIPASRASLAEGTDGNGPSSTGLPLERTAYGRRGQNGAGGGNLKNGPHGGYMGACPPWNDERIHSYHVTVYALDVDQLNLPDLFTRADLIAAAKGHILASGSQELFYTLNAKAEK encoded by the coding sequence ATGAAAACCATGCTCAAAGTTCTGAACGCCATCGTCATCGCAACAGCCGTCGCCACGCCGGCGCTATCGGCCGATCTCAAGGTGACCTTTGCAAAGAGCGATGGACGTATGCTGCTGCCGGAAAACGCCTCCTGCATTTCGACAGGGTCCGACAAGTCGGCATCCGGACCGAACAAGAGCCTGGGCGTCTCATGGTCGAAGGGGCCGAAGGGAACCCGCTCCTATGCGCTGACCATGGTCGACCCCGACGTTCCCACGGATTTTTCGCTATTCAACAAGGACGACAAGACCATTCCGAAGGATTTCAAGCGGATGGAATTCGTCCATTGGGTGCTGGCCGATATCCCGGCGTCACGCGCCAGCCTTGCCGAAGGCACGGATGGAAACGGCCCCTCCTCCACCGGCTTGCCGCTTGAACGCACGGCCTATGGGCGACGCGGTCAGAACGGAGCCGGCGGCGGCAATTTGAAGAACGGGCCGCATGGCGGCTATATGGGCGCCTGCCCGCCCTGGAATGACGAACGCATCCACAGCTACCACGTCACCGTCTATGCGCTCGACGTCGACCAGCTGAATCTTCCCGATCTCTTCACCCGCGCCGATCTCATCGCCGCCGCGAAGGGTCATATCCTGGCATCGGGTAGCCAGGAATTGTTTTACACATTGAATGCAAAGGCCGAGAAATGA
- a CDS encoding superoxide dismutase codes for MAFELPALPYDYDALSPFMSRETLEYHHDKHHKAYVDNGNKLAAEAGLADLSLEEIVKKSFGTNAGLFNNAAQHYNHIHFWKWMKKGGGGNKLPGKLEAAFASDLGGYDKFKADFAAAGATQFGSGWAWVSVKNGKLEISKTPNGENPLVHGADPILGVDVWEHSYYIDYRNLRPKYLEAFIDSLINWDYVLERYEAATK; via the coding sequence ATGGCTTTCGAATTGCCTGCACTTCCCTACGATTATGATGCTCTTTCGCCGTTCATGTCGCGCGAGACGCTCGAATATCACCACGACAAGCATCACAAGGCTTACGTCGACAACGGCAACAAGCTCGCTGCGGAAGCAGGTCTTGCCGATCTGTCGCTCGAGGAGATCGTGAAGAAGTCCTTCGGCACCAATGCAGGCCTCTTCAACAACGCAGCCCAGCACTACAACCACATCCATTTCTGGAAGTGGATGAAGAAGGGCGGCGGCGGCAACAAGCTGCCGGGCAAGCTCGAAGCAGCCTTCGCTTCCGATCTCGGCGGCTACGACAAGTTCAAGGCCGATTTCGCCGCTGCCGGCGCCACGCAGTTCGGCTCGGGCTGGGCATGGGTTTCCGTCAAGAACGGCAAGCTCGAAATCTCCAAGACCCCGAACGGCGAAAACCCGCTCGTTCATGGTGCAGACCCGATCCTCGGCGTCGACGTATGGGAACACTCCTACTACATCGACTATCGCAACCTGCGTCCGAAGTACCTCGAAGCCTTCATCGACAGCCTGATCAACTGGGACTATGTCCTGGAGCGCTACGAAGCCGCTACGAAGTAA
- a CDS encoding GNAT family N-acetyltransferase, whose translation MALPSFETARLMLLPRIMADLDDCIAMDRDPDVTRFIPGPWQDIIAHRTFVKGRIETSFGDGLGYWSIRAKDNPRQFLGWILLIPADAIGPDIEIGWRLNRLAWGKGYATEAAKPVLAHAFQTLELDRVIADIAPGNAASIRVAQKLGLSQPRRTTYHDEPFASYSMTRAAFEADSRRQ comes from the coding sequence ATGGCGCTTCCAAGCTTTGAAACCGCGCGACTGATGCTTCTGCCTCGCATCATGGCCGACCTTGACGACTGCATCGCCATGGATCGCGACCCGGACGTGACGCGCTTCATTCCCGGCCCGTGGCAGGACATCATCGCGCATCGAACCTTCGTAAAAGGTCGGATCGAAACGAGCTTCGGTGACGGTCTCGGATATTGGTCGATCCGCGCCAAAGATAATCCCAGGCAATTCCTCGGCTGGATATTGCTGATACCCGCCGACGCCATCGGGCCTGACATCGAGATCGGATGGCGGCTGAACAGGCTTGCCTGGGGTAAAGGCTATGCGACGGAAGCGGCAAAGCCCGTTCTTGCCCATGCCTTCCAGACACTTGAACTCGACCGTGTGATTGCCGATATCGCGCCCGGAAACGCTGCATCCATCCGCGTCGCGCAAAAGCTCGGCCTGTCGCAGCCGCGCCGGACCACCTATCACGACGAGCCATTCGCCTCCTACAGCATGACGAGGGCTGCCTTCGAGGCTGATAGCCGGAGGCAATGA
- a CDS encoding anthrone oxygenase family protein, producing the protein MRNDPHRWKFRNGGCCEAEPMFPALQILTILAVAIAMALALAHLLELPGKMRLSKEDYLTVQRIYYPGFTIGGVAEPIGALLLLLLLFLTPASIIAFWLFAAAFAAMATMHAVFWLLIQPVNNFWLKDAELKGLGAGFFSHDPVGGHRIETDAEADWTMLRDLWEWSHAARAVLGLLAFILLVTAIAL; encoded by the coding sequence ATGCGGAACGATCCGCACCGCTGGAAGTTTAGGAACGGAGGCTGCTGTGAGGCGGAGCCGATGTTTCCGGCATTGCAAATTCTGACAATCCTGGCCGTGGCAATCGCCATGGCACTGGCGCTGGCGCATCTGCTGGAGCTGCCGGGCAAAATGCGACTGTCGAAAGAAGACTATCTGACGGTTCAGCGGATTTATTATCCCGGATTTACGATCGGCGGCGTTGCCGAGCCGATCGGCGCTCTTTTGCTTCTGCTTCTCCTGTTCCTGACACCAGCCAGCATCATCGCATTCTGGCTGTTTGCCGCTGCCTTTGCCGCCATGGCTACCATGCATGCAGTCTTTTGGTTACTGATACAGCCGGTAAATAATTTCTGGCTCAAGGATGCTGAGCTGAAAGGGTTGGGCGCGGGCTTCTTTTCCCATGATCCAGTCGGTGGTCATAGGATCGAGACCGATGCCGAAGCGGACTGGACCATGCTGCGTGATCTCTGGGAATGGTCGCATGCCGCGCGCGCTGTCCTAGGATTACTCGCTTTCATCCTGTTGGTGACCGCGATCGCGCTATAG
- a CDS encoding aspartate/glutamate racemase family protein — protein MTIACLHTAESNIAVYEAAAKALGLPSGMLRHHVRADLLLAAEKAGRLTDEISTETAALLWRLAEDADAVVLNCSTLGPAASQVASGAKAPVIRADAMLAEEAVKDGGKVVVLCTVETTIAPTTALFEAAAKATGAEIEVRLVPGAWAHFRAGDLSAYLASIADAVSAANSEGPVTIAFAQASMTDAAHLLPEGHPQPMTGPATALAAAVATIAAG, from the coding sequence GTGACGATAGCCTGCCTGCACACCGCCGAGAGCAACATTGCCGTCTATGAAGCAGCGGCGAAGGCACTCGGGCTGCCCTCCGGGATGCTGCGTCATCATGTCCGCGCCGACCTTCTTCTCGCCGCCGAAAAAGCCGGGCGATTGACGGATGAGATTTCAACGGAAACGGCAGCCCTTCTCTGGCGTCTGGCAGAGGATGCGGATGCCGTCGTGCTCAATTGCTCGACACTCGGCCCGGCAGCATCGCAGGTCGCCTCCGGTGCGAAAGCGCCGGTCATCAGAGCCGACGCCATGCTTGCCGAGGAGGCCGTCAAGGACGGCGGCAAGGTCGTCGTCCTCTGCACAGTCGAGACGACTATCGCACCGACGACAGCTCTATTCGAAGCGGCGGCGAAGGCGACAGGGGCCGAAATCGAGGTTCGGCTGGTGCCGGGCGCATGGGCGCATTTTCGCGCAGGCGATCTGTCGGCCTATCTCGCCTCCATTGCCGATGCGGTTAGCGCGGCCAATAGCGAAGGTCCCGTTACGATCGCTTTCGCGCAGGCTTCCATGACGGATGCCGCTCACCTTCTTCCAGAAGGTCATCCGCAACCGATGACCGGCCCCGCAACGGCGCTTGCGGCGGCAGTGGCGACGATCGCAGCCGGCTGA